One genomic region from Terasakiella sp. SH-1 encodes:
- a CDS encoding tetratricopeptide repeat protein: MKSLLVLGTLLVLPACAPAPAPQTSGAVQQQIEQLTRLGERTAKAGDHANALGFYQRAYSLDTQNPDLLIVMADMARREGDLHKAEQIYANGLQYVPDNVEVIRLYGNVLVERNKLPQAIIQFKNGLALAPNDAMLLNSLGVALDMTGQHEAAQAQYRNALNHNAPSLDAKSNYALSLALSGHLDKAIEMLSPHSHDSTAPKRLRLNLALFYGLKGDAETAAQIAGQILDRETVKHNLQVYERLRTMTQAQRTKAVFGN; encoded by the coding sequence ATGAAATCCCTTCTTGTTTTAGGCACCCTGCTTGTCCTTCCCGCCTGTGCCCCCGCACCTGCCCCTCAGACAAGCGGGGCTGTCCAACAACAAATCGAGCAACTCACGCGCCTTGGGGAACGAACAGCCAAAGCAGGTGATCACGCCAATGCCCTTGGCTTTTATCAACGCGCCTATAGTCTGGACACGCAAAACCCGGACCTATTGATCGTCATGGCTGATATGGCCCGCCGTGAAGGGGATTTGCACAAAGCGGAACAAATTTATGCCAATGGTCTTCAATATGTGCCTGATAATGTTGAAGTGATCCGCCTTTATGGCAATGTGCTGGTTGAACGCAACAAATTGCCGCAAGCCATTATACAGTTTAAAAACGGCCTTGCCCTTGCCCCCAATGATGCCATGTTACTGAACAGCCTGGGCGTGGCGTTGGATATGACGGGACAGCATGAGGCCGCACAGGCCCAATACCGAAATGCTCTGAATCACAACGCTCCCTCTCTGGATGCAAAAAGCAACTATGCCCTGTCTTTGGCCCTGTCCGGTCATCTGGACAAAGCGATTGAGATGCTCAGCCCCCATAGTCACGACAGCACAGCCCCCAAACGCCTGCGCCTGAATTTAGCCCTTTTTTACGGGCTTAAGGGAGATGCAGAAACAGCAGCCCAGATTGCCGGACAAATTCTGGATCGCGAGACTGTCAAACATAACCTGCAAGTCTATGAAAGATTGCGCACAATGACACAAGCCCAGCGCACAAAAGCTGTCTTTGGGAATTAA